The segment TTAACTACTATTCACATTTTTGTCTCCTCTATTAGCCCAAGTTACATGAGATAAAGACAAAGTCTCTTTCTTTAATGTATCCAAGtatttaccaaaatttggcacAAAATAAGACATTAGATTCTTCTACAGGAGGGAACTGGGAAATAAGAAATGGATCTGTGTATACTGTAGCAATGTATTTAAACAGTGAACAATGGTGGGTAGGTCAATTTAGACAACACAAGTTAACCTCTGACCTTAACTCAGCCCCTGACTTATAAACTGGCCACCTGCAGGTCATCGAGGAGCGTTTTGGGTCCAATGTAGTGGCAGTACCTTTCCTGTCGGACGCAGCCTACTATGATCTACTGGGCGTGCTAGTCAAACAGTCCCGTCCAGCCCACACCCGCCTGGCTTTGCCAGGTCGGCAGGGCCGAAGGGCACTGAAATCAGTAGGGCTGCTACCAAATCTTCTAGAACAGGCAGGGTCTGAGGGTGTCTTTGCCCACTGCACTCGGGAATACTCACCAAATGGCCGAGCTGAGATAGCTTATGAAGAAATGCGAATGTTGGATGGGCAGCCCTGCAGGATTCGCCTACATATGGGAGGCTTGCGCAAGAAAGTTGCTTTCCTGCTGCTACCACCAGGGCAGGTGAGCCTACAGCAGAATCTTTCCTGGCTCCGAAGCACCCACAGCATCTATGTCATCTACCAGGTCTTCACCTGCACCTGGCTGCAGCTAGGGCTTTTGCCTACATCCCGTGAACCCCAGATGCTCCGGTTACAGCGGTCACTACCTATTGCTTTCTCCTGCCTCAAGTTTTCACTGCAGCCCAAGGGTGTGCTGGGACCACAGAAATCTCTGACCAAAGACCCATTGCCCCAAGGAGCCAACTGGGTTAGACCTAGCCTTAGCATCATATCAACTCTGGCCCCCACATCAGTACCTGCTGATACCCCTGAAGTTGCTGACGTACCTCCACC is part of the Rattus norvegicus strain BN/NHsdMcwi chromosome 1, GRCr8, whole genome shotgun sequence genome and harbors:
- the C1h11orf42 gene encoding uncharacterized protein C11orf42 homolog isoform X1, translated to MLVSTPHLLTLDEADATWALIKDKVIEERFGSNVVAVPFLSDAAYYDLLGVLVKQSRPAHTRLALPGRQGRRALKSVGLLPNLLEQAGSEGVFAHCTREYSPNGRAEIAYEEMRMLDGQPCRIRLHMGGLRKKVAFLLLPPGQVSLQQNLSWLRSTHSIYVIYQVFTCTWLQLGLLPTSREPQMLRLQRSLPIAFSCLKFSLQPKGVLGPQKSLTKDPLPQGANWVRPSLSIISTLAPTSVPADTPEVADVPPPVPAPPTPPPQEGPEGRPTRFSYKGRNPFRRGPYMLSGSVLGVRQRRMKLSQEMQGARPLRSGIGILVPNKHQLLHPQTTLGLCASSFQGPER
- the C1h11orf42 gene encoding uncharacterized protein C11orf42 homolog isoform X2; translation: MLVSTPHLLTLDEADATWALIKDKVIEERFGSNVVAVPFLSDAAYYDLLGVLVKQSRPAHTRLALPGRQGRRALKSVGLLPNLLEQAGSEGVFAHCTREYSPNGRAEIAYEEMRMLDGQPCRIRLHMGGLRKKVAFLLLPPGQVSLQQNLSWLRSTHSIYVIYQVFTCTWLQLGLLPTSREPQMLRLQRSLPIAFSCLKFSLQPKGVLGPQKSLTKDPLPQGANWVRPSLSIISTLAPTSVPADTPEVADVPPPVPAPPTPPPQEGPEGRPTRFSYKGRNPFRRGPYMLSADNWLFSPRNPPPGAQGGGPGDPDRHSMSLPLLQGLSSEFDSDE